From Penicillium psychrofluorescens genome assembly, chromosome: 1, one genomic window encodes:
- a CDS encoding uncharacterized protein (ID:PFLUO_000955-T1.cds;~source:funannotate): MRVNPSSLPRVPASTRFFSIESRPILHHGRRGLAKHGLSSSSRLSLLYGCTRTPSASFSTSPLLADKDWDYNPNLSISNFSELPSKDFGVNQHMIINQEFKEALRQILWQFRAPIRYAFAYGSGVFPQSGSASPSTSAHPSAPVAIQQMQQGSGKMIDFIFGVSYSQHWHDLNLGQHRDHYSGLGSLGSYVVSEVQDRFGAGVYFNTHITVNGTLIKYGVVNLDTLCQDLTQWNTLYLAGRLQKPVKILRDHPKVRLANQMNLLSALRVALLLLPERFSEFELYSTIAGISYRGDLRMILPAEDPSKVRNIVSGQMAHFRRLYAPLITNLPNVNFQDPRCGKSDWIDDPEAILAMVQDMDPVRRGNMVRRLPESFREKLYFQYQGRYSIPRVEFNKMMEESTDTEQEVRRPQGRAFERRIASDDQLQEEVSTSIMKTIRWPSTVQTIKGPLTAGFGKSWKYIQEKREKHRKARSNAQAASESEKKEKKEKQE; this comes from the coding sequence ATGCGTGTcaatccttcttctcttccgcgGGTGCCCGCCTCAacccgcttcttctcgatcgaATCTCGCCCGATCTTACACCATGGCCGTCGCGGGTTAGCGAAACACGGATTGTCTAGCAGTTCCAGGCTGTCACTGTTATACGGGTGTACGAGGACACCGTCGGCATCGTTCTCGACCTCCCCATTACTAGCGGATAAGGATTGGGATTACAACCCGAATCTGTCGATCAGCAACTTCTCTGAGCTGCCGTCCAAGGATTTCGGGGTGAACCAGCACATGATAATCAACCAAGAGTTCAAAGAAGCTTTGCGGCAGATCCTCTGGCAATTCCGAGCACCAATTCGGTACGCATTTGCTTATGGATCTGGGGTCTTCCCACAGTCCGGCAGTGCGAGTCCGTCGACCTCCGCACACCCGTCTGCTCCGGTAGCTATCCAGCAGATGCAGCAAGGGTCTGGGAAAATGATTGATTTTATCTTTGGGGTCTCCTATTCCCAGCATTGGCACGACTTGAACTTGGGCCAACACCGTGACCACTACTCCGGCTTGGGCTCGCTCGGCTCGTACGTGGTGTCGGAGGTGCAGGACCGCTTTGGGGCGGGGGTCTATTTCAATACCCATATCACGGTCAACGGGACCTTGATCAAATACGGCGTGGTGAATCTGGACACATTGTGTCAAGATCTCACTCAGTGGAATACCCTGTACCTTGCCGGTCGTCTGCAAAAGCCGGTCAAGATCTTGCGGGACCACCCTAAGGTTCGGTTAGCCAACCAGATGAATCTCCTGTCTGCCCTGCGAGTTGCGCTGTTGCTGCTCCCTGAACGGTTCAGCGAGTTCGAGCTCTACAGCACCATTGCCGGAATCAGCTACCGGGGAGACCTGCGCATGATCCTCCCGGCCGAAGATCCCAGCAAGGTGCGCAATATCGTGTCTGGTCAGATGGCGCACTTCCGGCGACTGTACGCGCCATTGATCACCAATCTCCCCAACGTCAACTTCCAGGACCCCCGCTGCGGTAAGAGCGACTGGATCGATGATCCCGAggccatcctggccatggTCCAGGACATGGACCCGGTCAGGCGCGGCAACATGGTCCGTCGTCTCCCCGAATCGTTCCGCGAGAAGCTATACTTCCAGTACCAGGGGCGCTATTCGATCCCGCGGGTGGAGTTCAACAAGATGATGGAGGAGAGCACCGACACCGAGCAAGAGGTCCGGCGGCCGCAGGGACGCGCCTTTGAACGGCGCATTGCCAGCGACGACCAGCTCCAGGAGGAGGTCTCGACGTCCATCATGAAGACAATCCGGTGGCCCAGCACGGTGCAGACCATCAAGGGGCCGCTGACGGCGGGCTTTGGCAAGAGCTGGAAATATATAcaggagaagcgggagaaACACCGAAAGGCGCGCAGCAATGCCCAGGCAGCCAGCgagtcggagaagaaggagaagaaggagaagcaggaatGA
- a CDS encoding uncharacterized protein (ID:PFLUO_000954-T1.cds;~source:funannotate), giving the protein MGSEMDTFTARLASFDIVLKPEKRRSSATKGSKRIAWPHKSPSPADLAHAGFYYKPYETNPDNTTCFHCHRALDGWEEEDNPIDEHLKHAPDCAWAIMMDIQQSSSNPAEIEDPTGERVTQARLATFGSTWPHDGKRGWVCQSDKMVQGGWYFAPTEESNDLASCVYCKLSLDGWEPKDDPFDEHHRRSSDCSFFVFAQPPTKKGKASKAKKPRASKASRLSTQSVATTVAADEPEMDADDAMDQSIMSQATTKSSKSTKKSTKSKGKGPKSKKEEPVEAIDVDSPEIPAQTEPPKPKAKRATRGKKRASEEMNAQPDGIEEPEDTKPEEPPAKRRATRTRGSSIAQSNKYETNDYTMTDAEPVDEPVPEKETKKGRKASKKGGASKSRKVSDVSTASRATSKARVPRDSEIEAAIEAGLEADDLESAEPEPEPAQARTLKKTKSTKKSKAGSKTEQQAQSAEEDIDHEEPVAVEEIEAPVKESPAKSKTAKAPKKKGTKKTKSKVQETRESIDAKSVADDHDHHESFVSVEIINRHQEPSPVPEPESDPEPESEPEPASKAASKKGTKKKDAPAKKSKKSDKKTPRHEEPVEPEEVLQSPVPVDDDDDFQTPEDMPDQVEMVAPPQQLSPTPQRSHRTTPEVPAKTTKRYSDIPAEEHLAESLTSSQSRRNVPEQRKAEKVASPPPAARQSTPSMSPQSSDAENRPPSARPSASRPPIVVSPPKERTPLAATTPSPSKRNVSAKPVHPWTPVDVDFILSGEASDKENADLAGVLKEAKAGLTSPEKKMTVEEWIMWNAKNGEERLKRECERLVGVFERQGGRAMRRLDAIECID; this is encoded by the exons ATGGGCTCCGAAATGGATACCTTCACCGCCCGCCTGGCCAGCTTCGATATAGTGCTGAAGCCCGAGAAGCGGAGATCGTCCGCCACAAAAGGCTCCAAGCGCATTGCATGGCCTCACAAGAGTCCCTCGCCCGCTGAT TTGGCACATGCGGGATTCTACTATAAGCCCTACGAGACCAATCCCGACAACACGACCTGTTTCCACTGCCACCGAGCACTGGATGgctgggaagaggaggataaCCCGATCGACGAGCATCTCAAGCATGCGCCGGACTGTGCATGGGCGATTATGATGGATATCCAACAAAGCAGCTCCAACcccgccgagatcgaggatccGACAGGCGAGCGCGTCACACAAGCGCGACTTGCCACCTTTGGGTCGACATGGCCTCATGATGGAAAGCGAGGATGGGTGTGCCAGTCGGATAAG ATGGTCCAAGGCGGGTGGTACTTTGCCCCGACGGAAGAAAGCAATGATTTGGCCAGTTGTGTCTACTGTAAACTGTCTCTCGACGGCTGGGAGCCCAAGGATGATCCTTT CGACgaacaccaccgccgctccTCGGATTGCTCATTTTTCGTCTTTGCCCAACCCCCAACCAAGAAAGGGAAAGCGTCCAAAGCTAAGAAACCGCGTGCTTCAAAAGCATCCCGGCTGTCGACCCAGTCCGTTGCTACCACAGTTGCTGCTGACGAGCCCGagatggatgccgacgacgcAATGGACCAGAGCATCATGTCCCAAGCCACCACGAAATCGTCCAAGTCTACCAAGAAATCTACCAAGAGCAAAGGAAAGGGCccgaagagcaagaaagaagaaccCGTCGAGGCGATAGATGTCGACAGCCCCGAAATACCTGCGCAAACAGagccgccgaagccgaaggCGAAACGAGCGACtcgtggaaagaagagagccagcgaggagatGAACGCGCAGCCCGACGGCATTGAAGAGCCGGAAGACACGAAGCCTGAGGAGCCTCCTGCAAAACGTCGTGCCACGAGAACACGCGGCAGCAGCATTGCACAATCAAACAAATACGAGACCAATGACTACACCATGACGGATGCTGAGCCTGTCGATGAGCCTGTCCCTGAAAAAGAGACCAAAAAGGGTCGGAAGGCCTCGAAGAAGGGGGGTGCATCGAAGAGTCGAAAGGTGTCCGATGTTTCTACAGCTTCTCGAGCGACGTCTAAAGCTCGCGTGCCGCGTGATTCGGAGATAGAGGCGGCCATTGAAGCAGGTCTAGAAGCCGACGACCTGGAATCAGCTGAGCCAGAACCGGAGCCCGCGCAGGCGCGTACTttgaagaaaacaaaatcaaCCAAGAAATCCAAGGCCGGCTCCAAAACCGagcagcaggcgcagagTGCGGAAGAGGATATTGATCACGAGGAACCCGTGGCAGtggaggagattgaggcACCGGTCAAGGAGTCACCAGCCAAGTCGAAGACTGCAAAggcgcccaagaagaagggaacCAAGAAAACCAAGTCCAAGGTGCAAGAGACGCGCGAGTCAATCGATGCCAAGTCTGTTGCtgatgatcatgaccaccATGAGTCTTTCGTGTCTGTGGAAATTATCAACCGTCACCAAGAGCCAAGTCCGGTGCCAGAGCCTGAGTCTGATCCTGAGCCTGAATCTGAACCTGAACCGGCCAGCAAGGCTGCGTCGAAGAAGGgaaccaagaagaaggatgccCCGGCGAAGAAGTCCAAAAAGTCTGACAAGAAGACACCACGCCATGAGGAGCCGGTCGAGCCGGAGGAGGTCCTCCAATCTCCGGTCCCagttgatgatgacgatgattTCCAGACTCCGGAGGATATGCCTGACCAAGTCGAGATGGTAGCGCCTCCGCAGCAGCTTTCTCCAACGCCCCAACGCTCTCACCGGACAACACCTGAAGTGCCGGCAAAGACCACGAAGCGATACAGCGATATCCCAGCCGAGGAGCACCTTGCCGAGTCCCTGACTAGTTCCCAGTCGCGTCGCAATGTTCCTGAGCAGCGTAAGGCTGAGAAAGTTGcctcacctcctccggcaGCTCGTCAAAGCACCCCATCAATGTCACCGCAGTCTTCAGATGCTGAGAATCGACCACCATCTGCGCGACCTTCCGCATCCCGTCCACCAATCGTCGTATCGCCACCAAAGGAGCGCACCCCGCTGGCAGCTACCACGCCCTCGCCATCAAAGCGCAATGTTTCTGCCAAGCCGGTGCACCCATGGACTCCGGTGGATGTTGACTTCATCCTTTCTGGCGAAGCCAGCGATAAAGAGAACGCCGATCTGGCTGGAGTTCtcaaagaagccaaagcaGGGCTGACCAGcccggagaagaagatgacggtgGAGGAATGGATTATGTGGAACGCAAAGAATGGCGAGGAACGACTGAAGCGGGAATGCGAGAGGCTCGTCGGCGTGTTTGAAAGGCAAGGGGGACGGGCCATGCGGCGACTGGACGCGATCGAGTGCATTGACTGA